The Verrucomicrobiota bacterium sequence GATTGTCGCTGGGGCAACCCTGTGCCTTGGTTTCATCCTATGGTTGGGATCGTCAGTCTCGATTCCCGCTGCTCAGGATAATCGCCCTAATGTGCTGCTGATCATTTTGGAAGACTGGGGGCCGTTCCTGCATTGCTATGGAGAAAAGGCCATGTTCACCCCCAACCTGGATCAATTGGCCGCCGAAGGTCGGCGCTATAATTACTGTTTCACCAGCGCACCGGTCTGCTCGGCGGGCCGCTCCTCCCTGATGACCGGCATGAGCCAATACACCACGCGGACGCAACAGCACCGCACGCCTGAGCCGAAGCCCAAGCTGCCAGCCGGAGTCAAATCCGTGCCGGATCTGTTCCGGGATGCCGGCTATTTCACCGCCTTGGGCTGTGGCTATTCGCCGAAAATTGACCTGAACTTTGAATTTACCCAGTCCGAATCGTACCAAGGTAAAGATTGGAACAAACGCCCGCCTGGGCAGCCGTTTTTTGCGCACCTCACGCTGATCGGTACTCATCGAACCTGGCATGCTGACCCAAGCCACCCGATTGATCCCGCCCAAATAACCCTGCCGCCGTGGTATCCCGACACCCCGTTGACGCGCAAAGACTGGGCGCTGGCCCTGGAAAGCGCGCAGCGTTCTGATCAACTCATGGGTGAAATCATTACCCGCCTGAAAAAGGAGGGACTGTACGAGAATACTGCGATTATCGTCACCGCTGATCACGGCGTACCGCTGCCGCGCGCCAAACAGTTTCTTTATGATGATGGCCTGCGCATTCCGCTGATTATCCGCTGGCCCGCCCGGGCGAAGCCCGGCACCGTCACCGATGAGTTGGTCTCCAATGTGGACATTGTGCCAACCCTGCTGGCCATCGCCGGCATTCCGGTGCCCAAATTAGTTCAAGGTCATGACGTGCTGGACGCTGCTACCCAACCGCGCAAATACATCTTTGCCGGGCGTGACAAGATGGATTCCACCCATGACGCCATGCGCGCGGTGCGTTCCAAGGATTTTAAGTACATTTTGAACCTGATGCCGGAACGGCCCTATTGCCAGTTCAACGATTACAAGGAGCGCTCCTATCCCGGACTGGCGGTGATGAATGTGCTGCACTTGGAAGGCAAGTTGCCGCCAGAACAGGACGCGTTCATGCAACCCACCAAACCGCCGGAAGAATTGTACGACCTGCGGCGGGACCCGCATGAACTGCACAACCTGGCTAATGATCCCGCCTCTGCCTCCGTGTTGAAAGAGATGCGCGCTGAACTGGAGCAATGGCGCCAAACGGTGGGTGATCCCGGCATTAACGATGAATTCCGCAAAGGCGGCTGGCCGGCCAAATATCCCACGCGCAGCCTGACGGACTGGAAGCAGATCGTGCAGCAATGGGAGAATCACCTCCTTCAGGGAGGTCCTGCCCCAACCATCGTCGCCCCGGCAGAATTTGGCGTAGGGGAAGGCATGGTCAAACCGGAACGAAAGAAGAACCGCAAGCGAGCCGAGTAATCGTTGCAGGTTGCAGGCTTGACTCGACACCCATTTGCGGGGATTAATCACTCCCATGCAAATCACTAAACGTCGTAGATTCATTGGGTGCGCCACGACCACTTGGCTGGCGCTCGCCATCCTGCTGGCAACGGTCTCTAATTCCCTGGCGGATATCGCCGTCAAGGAAGGCCAAAAGATCGGCTTCATGGGGGATTCGATCACCGCCGGCGGTTGGAGTAACCCGGGCGGCTATGTGCGGCTGGTCATCGCCGGATTGGAGGCCAACGGCATTAAGGCGACACCCGCGCCCGCTGGCGTCAGCGGCAACAAGTCCAACCAGATGCTTGAGCGGCTGAAACGCGACGTGTTGGATAAGAAACCGGATTGGATGACCCTGAGCTGCGGTGTGAACGACGTTTGGCATGGTGTCAAGGGGGTACCGCTCGACCAGTACAAGACCAACATCACCACCATCATTGAGCAATGCCAGGCCGCCAACGTCAAGGTAGTAATCCTGACCGCCACGGTGATCGGCGAGGAGGTGGATAATGATAACAACAAGAAGCTCGCTTCGTACAACGAGTTTCTGCGCGAACTGGCTAAAGCGAAAAAATGCCCGCTGGCCGATTTGAACGCGCTGTTCCAGGAAGCCATCAAGGCCCACCCTAACAGCACTGGCAAACCGGGGCGGTTGCTGACTTCCGATGGCGTTCACATGAATTCCGCTGGCGACCAACTCATGGCCCAAGGCGTTCTCCAAGCCATGGGCTGCGACGCGGCACAAATCCAGAAGGCCCAGGCGGCATGGTTGGATATGCCCGGAGGTGGTACAGTCAAAGCCCGGTTCGATGCCGGCAAAGGCCAGCGGCTGGAAGTGGCTTACCCACTGACCTTGCGCCAGCGCGAGAAACTCCAGACCGCCGTGGCAAAGGAGAGCAAGTCGCTCAATGACTTGCTGACCGCCGCCTTGGTGGCGGATGTGAAAAGCCTGCTCAAACCCGCTGGCGAATACGAATCCGCTGCGGCGATCTTTTTGGCAAAGAAAGAAAAAGACGTGCAAAAGTTGCTTCAGGAAAAGTTCAACCAGCACGTCGAATCCCTGTTAAAGAACTGACTGGCTGTCCAATTACACCGGAAAGCCATCCGGTTTTTCCAATGCACAGCCCGAATTTCATTGTCCGATCCCCCCGTTTTCGCTACCGTCGGGCAATGAAAGACGCCGTATTTTTGGTAAGTTTATATCTGATGATTTTGGTATATCCGGTGGCACGAGCAGCCGAAACGCCCGCCGGTAAGTTGCCCAAAGTGTTTGCGCTGGATCCCCAAATACTCACTGTCGCCAAGCAGCGAGTACTTGCCGGTGATCCATTGCTCAAGCCGGCACTGGACCGCTTGCGCCGTGATGCCGATAAATCCTTGCGCGTCAAATCCGGCTCGGTGATGGATAAAACCAAAACTCCACCCAGCGGCGACAAGCATGATTACATGAGCCTCGCACCGTATTCCTGGCCCAATCCCAGCAAGCCCGATGGCCTGCCCTATATCAATCGTGACGGCGAGGTGAATCCGGAAACCAAAACCATTTCCGATCATACCGAGATGAGCAAGACCATCTCCGCTGTGGATACGCTCGCCCTGGCCTATTACTTCACCGGGCATGAGCCGTATGCCGAAAAAGCAGCGGCGCTCATAAAAGGCTGGTTCCTCGATCCCGCCACGAAGATGAACCCGAACCTGAACTATGCCCAAGCCGTACTGGGGCGCAGCGACGGACGCGGCACCGGCATCATTGATGTCGTCGGTCTGATTCACCTCGTGGATTCCATTGGTCTGCTCGACGGCTCCAAGGCTTGGACCCCGGAATTACAACACGGCATGGAAGGCTGGTTTCGCGCTTTTAATCAATGGATGCTGACCAGCAAAAACGGTCTGGATGAAGCCAAGTCGGCAAATAACCACGGCTCCTGGTATCTCGCCCAAACGGCCGCCTACGCCCTCTTCACCGGTGACCAGGCCACCGCGCGCAAACAAGTTGAGGCAGGCAAAAAAAACATCGCCGCTCAGATCGAATTGGACGGCCGACAGCCTTTGGAACTGAAACGCACCAAATCATACATGTACAGTTTGTATAATCTCGACGCGCTGTTTATCCTCGCCGAACTGGGCCGCCGCGTAAATGTGGATCTGTTCCAGTATCGTTCCCAGGATGGCCGCAGCCTCCAAGCCGCCTTGGATTTCGTCGCGCAATATTTTCCTGACCCAAAAGGCTGGCCGGCCAAACAGATCGAACCGATCAAACAACCAGACACCAAACTGGCCGGCCTCCTGCGCCGCGCCTCCATTGCCTTCACGAATCCCAAATACGAACAACTCATCGCCAAGGCCGACGTGAAGGATATTGACCCATGCCTGTGGCAACTGCTCTGGCCGGTGCCGAAGTAATGACCTGAAAAGTAAATGACAGCGGTTTTTGGACCGCTGTTTGCTATCTCAATTCCAACACCGTTGGCGTGCTCAAGTTGCCGTAGCGGTCCATGGCGTACAATGCGAAAACATCGGGGTAAATCTTGTCCGCTGACATGGTTGCGCTTTGTTTGTCCGGCGGGAACACATACCAAGACCAGGCGTTATTGCGTTTGGTTTGCACCACCCACCAGCCGAGCTTGGAGCGGCTGCCGGCATCCCAGGAGAGTGTGAGGGTTCCGGCGGCAGTGTCTGCATTCTGATGCATCTTGGGTTTGGCGGGGAAATTCTGTCCCAGCCACGGGTAGGCGGGTATCAAGGCTGTCTCCGCGTAGGGTCCACGCAGCAGTGCATTGCCAATATCACCGCTGTTTTCCAGTAACGGTTTGATGCTCCAATGAATGTTGCCCGTCGCTTCTCCCGGTATGCGGGTGAGTTGGATTTGCCTGAGAATCTCCTCGGACTTCCAATTGGTAGCGACTTTTACGGTGTTGTTGCCCGGCCAGATGTAGCGGCCCTTGGGATTCTGGTCCCGCCACCACTTGAGCAACACCGGGTAGCTTTGTTCTTTGGCCTCGATGGACCAGTACAGTTGCGGCGCAAAGTAATCCAGCCAGCCGTTCATCAGCCACTTGCGCGAATCCGCATACAGGTTTTCATACGCGTCGTAGCCCTTGATTTGTTCGGGCTGGCCGGAGCGCCAAATGCCAAACGGGCTGATGCCGAATTTCACCCAGGGCTTCTCGTCCTTGATCGCCTTGTACGTTTGTTGTACAAACAGGTTCACCTGTTCCCGGCGCCAATCCTCGCGCGACAGCGTGCCCTTGGCCGCGTACTTCTTCCAATTGGCGTCATCCGGGAAATCCAGCGTGCGTCCGGCGGCATCCTTTTCTTTGTACGGATAAAAATAATCATCCAGATGCACGCCATCCACGTCGTAGCGTTTGATTACGTCGAGGATAACTTTTATGGAATAATCGCGCGCCGCTTTTTCGCTGGGGTCCAGCCAGAGATGTTTGCCATAAGTGCGGACCATTTGTTTTTTGGTTTTGCTGATGTGCTCGGAGTTGGGCGGTTGCTTGGCTGAGGGGTGCCGTGCCCGGAAGGGATTGAACCACGCGTGCAACTCCAGTCCCCGGGCGTGCGCTTCCGCGACCGCAAATGCCAGTGGATCATACCAAGGCTCGGGCGCTTTGCCCATCTGCCCCGTCAGGTATTCCGACCATGGTTCCAAGCGGGAGGCATACAGCGCATCACAGGAAGGCCGTACTTGCAGGATGATGGCGTTGAGATGCAGTTTGGCGGCACGGTCCAAGATGCTGATCAATTCGCTTTTCTGCTGATCGGTCGGCAACCCTGGTTTCGACGGCCAGTCAATGTTGTTGACCGATGCCACCCAAGCGGCACGGAATTCCCTGGCGGGTGGCTGCGGCGGCTTCAGGGTGCTTTGCATATAAGTGGCCGACAAACCGGTGATTTCCAGAGCCACTGTAAGCACCACCAACCCCAACCTGCATTTCGCACCAACATTTGTAGCCGCCGGGGTGAGACTTCCCCGAAACCAGATTTCGCTCGTTGCCCCCCTGCACCAACCCCTCCCCCTCAACCGCTCTGCGGGCGCCTTCTCCCCCTTGGGGGAGAAGGATGGGATGAGGGGGTTCCTGGGGTGGCAACAGGCCCCAGAGATTTCGGATTTCGAATCTCGGATTTCGCATTTGCTTGGAGCCGTGCTGTGCATGGCGGGGACTTAAGCAAAACCACGCCGTAAAGCAAATGATTTCTACTGCGGTTGTGTGTGTTTCTCTCCGCCCGTCGTGGGGGAGCGTTGCCCCGAGGCTTTACTATCGGGATGCCACAGTGCGTTCCAAACTCGGAATTCGCCGTATAATCCTGCGATAATCGTTGGTGGCCTGGATTTGTTTAAGGTAGGTTAACGCTTTCTCATACTCACCGGCTTGTTCCAGTGCCATACCCAATTGCGAACGCGCATAATCGGCGCGTGGCACAGTGGGAGCCCCGGCCAGCATGAGTTCAAAGACCCGAATTACGTTGTGCGTTTCATTGTTTTGCCAAAAGAAATTGACGCAGGTGTTCAAGAAGTTGTCCGGGTTGAAGGGAGACCGTCGGCTGGGATCGGTGGCGATATCCGCATTGGGGTGGAGATAACCTTCACAAATTCGTGCTGCCAGCCAGTCATTCAAGGTTTCGTTTTGGGCGTAGTAGGCGGCTTCCAAAGCCAATTGCAAACCAAGTCGGCGATGGATTGGATTGCCACTGTCCAACAAGTATTCCGCCACTTGCAACTGCTGCCCTATCAGGGTGTACATGGTGCCATACGTAGTGGCCATTCCCAGTTTGTTCCGAATGTCCGCCATGAGTCGGGTGCTGGCGTCGGTTAGCGCATTCGTGCCGCCTCCGCCCACCAATCCTTCACGGTTCCAAACGCGTTGGAATTCCCATAAATCCGCCGTTATCGGCGCCAGTTGCGACTCTTTCTGATCCAAGTCCGTTTTCGCTGCCGCTTTCTTTTCCAATGAAGTGATGCGGTCTTGGAGTTTTGACAGGAATTGGTCTATCGCTGGGGTATTGGTTGCCGCTCCATTGGTTTCATTGCCCGTCCGGGTTGCTTCCAATTGTTTGGTCAACTGTTCCAGCCGGGCTTTGGTTAGCTTTAGTTGAGCGACACTCTCGGTGATCTCCCGTTCCATGAGTACCATGGTGGTCTTTAATTGTAGGTACTCCCGGCTCAGCGTTTCAAAGTCTTTGCCGGTGCGTGGTCCCTTGGTCAAGGTGCTGTCCTTGTTGGAACCAGTGGCAGGTTTGGCCATTTCAGCGCGGGAAGGGTAGGGGAAGTTGACCGAAAAATCATTGATGCGCGCGTTCTGCTTGAGGTAGCGCATTACCTGCCACTTGACGAGCCATGGTTGGGGCGGATGTGACACATGATAATACCACCCTCCCACCCCGCTGAGCGCCAACAGGCAAATTCCCGCAATAATCAGCGTTTTGCGGCTGATAAAAACTGTCGTAGTGGACGATGATTTAGTCTGCATGGACGCAATAAAATATAACTGCCTAGGACACGCGCATCTGTTTCAAAAGACGTTGACCAATCCAGCAAGGTTACACCAGAAAAGATTTTAGCCATCGTACTGTAACCTTTCCTTCAGTGGAGTGGTCTAACAAAAAGTCAGCGCAAAGTCGAAAATTCATTATTATGCAACTGTCAATCAAACCTGCGAAAACGTGGATGGCCTTGGTGGCTGCTGTGAGCGTGTGCGTGCTTGCGATCAATGCTGCGGATCAACCACCAGGTGGCCAACCGGGCGGCGGCGGTGGTGGCGGATCGCGGCGCGGTGGTGGGCCGACGGGAGCGTCTGGCGGTTCAAGCCAGCGTGGCGGAGGGAGCCTGCTGGACGATGAACAGCGCAAGCTCTATCGTGAATCCCTTCCCAACGATGAGTTAAAAGCGTTGGATGACAAATTAAACATTGCCCAAAAAGAACTTATGAAAGCAACGCTGGCGGAAAAATTTGACGAGCCCGTAGTGCGTGAGAAGGCGGAAGCCGTGGCCAAGATTCAGGCGGAGATGACCCTATTGCGTGCCAAAGCGTTGGCCAAAGTGGCTCCTACCTTGAAACCAGAGCAGAAGGATACCTTGGAAAACTCCCGAACGGGCAGCATGATGTTGACTAGCGGTTTTATGCTGGATTTCGGTGGTGGCGGCTATGGTGGACGCAGCGGCGGTGGTGGATTTGGCGGGGGGAGCGGTGGCCCTGGAAGTTTTGGCGGTGGACGTCCCGGGCGTTGACCGATGGAAATAAATCGGGGCTGCGTTGGCAGCCCCATGTTGTTCTGTTAAGTGGCGAGGTGGCGCTTATTTGGCCAGTAATGCCTGCATGCGCTTATAGGCGTCGTTCCACTGGGTGGCATCCTTCGGTTGGTATGCTTTCATTTCAAAGGAATTTCGGATGACTTTGCGCGCTGCCGCCAGGTTGGGCAGATGCCCCAAGGCGATTGCCTGCACCAGGATGTTTCCAATGGCAGTGCCTTCCACCGGACCAGTGAAAACGGGGAGTTGCAAGGCGTTGGCCGTAAATTGATTCAGGAGTTCGTTTTTGATGCCGCCGCCCACAATGTGCAGCCGGTCAATCTTCTTGCCGGTCAGTTGTTCCAACCTTTCCAAGGTCTGGTGATAGAGCAACGCCAGGCTTTCAAAAGCGCACCGGATAAACTGTCCGGGATTCTCCGGTGCCGGTTGACCGGATTCTTTGCAGAACGCCGCGATGCGGTCGGGCATGTTGTCCGGGCTGATGAACCGTGCGTCCGCCGGGTTGATGAGCGAGCGGAATGGTTCCGCTTCTACCGCCATGGTTTCCAAGGTGTCGAAGTCGTATTTGGTGCCCTGTTCCTCCCACGTGCGGCGGCATTCCTGGGTTAGCCACAAGCCTGATATATTTTTGAGCAGACGGACGGTGTTGCCGTACCCGATTTCATTGGTGTAATTCAAGTTTCGGCAGGCGTCATTGATGACCGGCTTTTTCCATTCCACCCCCATCAGGGACCAGGTACCCGAGCTGAGATACGCCCAACCGGTACCGCTGGCCGGGACGGCTGCCACTGCCGCGCCGGTGTCGTGTGAACAGGAGGCGATGACTTTCATGCCATTTAAGCCGGTGGCCTTGGCCAGGGCGGGCGTCAGTTTGCCCAGCACGGTGCCCGATGGCACGATCTTGGGCATTAGTTTGGGCGGGATGCCCAATGCGTCCACCAAGGGTTTGGACCAGGCTTTGGTTTTGGGATTATACGCCTGGGTGGTGCTGGCTAGGGAAACCTCCGCGCGTCCAACACCGGAGAAAAGGTGGTTCACTGCATCGCCAATCAGCAGCATCTGGCTGGCTTTCTGGAAGCGCTTGGGGTTTTCCGCCGCCCATTGGTACAGCGTGTTGAGCGCCATGAATTGAATGCCGGTCTCAGCGAAAATTTTCTCCCAGCCAATGGTGGCGTTCATGCGCTCCACGCCTTTGGCCGTGCGGGGATCGCGATAATGAAACACCGGCTTCATGATTTTTCCGGCGGCATCATACAGGATGTAATCCACTCCCCAGGAATCACAACTGATACTGGAAAACTTGAGTTTTCGACCGCCGGCTTTTTTAAGCCCCTTCGTGATTTCCTTAAACAGGCTGGTGATGTCCCAATGCAGGGAATCATCCTTTTTTATCGCTCCGTTCGGGAAACGATAGATTTCTTCGAGGGTTAATTTGCCTTGGTCCAGGGTGCCGAGCATGATACGGCCACTGGAGGCGCCTAAGTCACATGCCAAATAATGGGTCATACGTTAGTTTCTTCGACCCCGAGCGTATGCGAGACGCCCGCAGTTTGGCAATACTTATAGCGGCTTTTTACGCGATTCGCCGCGCGGTGAAAAAAGAAGGGGTATTAGCCCAACCGCCACACAATCCGCGCTTTGCTAAGGTCATAGGGAGACATCTCCATTTTGACCCGGTCGCCGGTGGTGAGCCGGACGAACCGTCGGCGCATTTTGCCGGCAATGGTGGCCAGCACGACGTGCTGGTTGTTGAGTTCCACGCGAAACATCGTTCCAGCCAGCACGCTGACGATACGCCCTTCTACTTCGATATGTTCTTCCATGTTGGCTACGATCTGCCGGTCGCTGACGTACGGCGGCACCTCTGGGACCGGCGAAAATAGGTGCAACCAAAAAACAGGCGCGGAGCCAGGTTTCCCCACACTCCGCGCCCAAAACCTTACATGCGATTAATAGCGTTCGCGACGTCCGCCGCCGCCACCACCGCCAAAATCACGACGCGGGCCGCGACCACCGCCACCGCCGCCGCCGGCAGGGCGTTCTTCCTTCGGGCGAGCAACATTAACTGTGATGTTACGACCATCCAACGCTGAACCGTTCAGCGCGCTGATCGCCTTCTGGGCTTCCTCAGGCGAGCCCATGGTGACGAAACCAAAACCGCGGGGACGGCCGCTCATGCGGTCCATCATCAGGTTGGTTTCCACCACGGTGCCGTGGGCCGCAAAAGCGTCCTGCAACGCGTTCTCGGTGGTGTTGAACGACAAATTGCCAACGAATAACTTCGTGCTCATGTGATATTACTTGTCCCTAGAATGACTCTGCTTTCTCCACCAACTGTTCCCGACCATCGGGTTTCAAATCATCACTGAACTCGGTTCAACTGAAGATCTACCATGTGCTGGAAGCGCCAAGCTTTCTAACAGACGGGGTATAAGTTAGTCCTTTTCCATACAAACACAAGTGTTTTTTGCACTTTTTTAAAGCCCTTCTAATAACCCCTTTTCCGGGACCGGCGACAGCCAGTGGCCGTGATGCTCTGAGATGTGTGAAAACCAGAAAAATCTATTTGTCGTACCCGATGTTTCACGGCAAGCTTCCGCCCTATGCAGCAGGTGAATATTGGAATGATTGGCGGCGGAACGGTGGGCAGCGGCGTGTTTCATGCCTTGCAACAGAACCGGACGCTCATGGAATCGCGGCTGGGCATCAAGCTCAGCCTCAAGAAAATCGCCGTCAAGGCGTTGGATGAACCGCGCCCGTATGAGATTCCGCGCGAATTGATGACGCTGGATTGGACCGAGGTGGTGAATGATCCCCAGTTGGACATCATCTTGGAGTTGGTCGGCGGCACCACCATCGCCAAAACCATGGTGCTCGCCGCCCTCAAGCAGGGCAAACCGGTGATCACCGCCAACAAGGCGCTGCTCTCCGCGCATGGCGAGGAACTCTTTGCCGCCTCCGCCCAGCACGGCGCGAATTTGT is a genomic window containing:
- a CDS encoding sulfatase; this encodes MKLAQISTHRRRWIVAGATLCLGFILWLGSSVSIPAAQDNRPNVLLIILEDWGPFLHCYGEKAMFTPNLDQLAAEGRRYNYCFTSAPVCSAGRSSLMTGMSQYTTRTQQHRTPEPKPKLPAGVKSVPDLFRDAGYFTALGCGYSPKIDLNFEFTQSESYQGKDWNKRPPGQPFFAHLTLIGTHRTWHADPSHPIDPAQITLPPWYPDTPLTRKDWALALESAQRSDQLMGEIITRLKKEGLYENTAIIVTADHGVPLPRAKQFLYDDGLRIPLIIRWPARAKPGTVTDELVSNVDIVPTLLAIAGIPVPKLVQGHDVLDAATQPRKYIFAGRDKMDSTHDAMRAVRSKDFKYILNLMPERPYCQFNDYKERSYPGLAVMNVLHLEGKLPPEQDAFMQPTKPPEELYDLRRDPHELHNLANDPASASVLKEMRAELEQWRQTVGDPGINDEFRKGGWPAKYPTRSLTDWKQIVQQWENHLLQGGPAPTIVAPAEFGVGEGMVKPERKKNRKRAE
- a CDS encoding SGNH/GDSL hydrolase family protein, with protein sequence MQITKRRRFIGCATTTWLALAILLATVSNSLADIAVKEGQKIGFMGDSITAGGWSNPGGYVRLVIAGLEANGIKATPAPAGVSGNKSNQMLERLKRDVLDKKPDWMTLSCGVNDVWHGVKGVPLDQYKTNITTIIEQCQAANVKVVILTATVIGEEVDNDNNKKLASYNEFLRELAKAKKCPLADLNALFQEAIKAHPNSTGKPGRLLTSDGVHMNSAGDQLMAQGVLQAMGCDAAQIQKAQAAWLDMPGGGTVKARFDAGKGQRLEVAYPLTLRQREKLQTAVAKESKSLNDLLTAALVADVKSLLKPAGEYESAAAIFLAKKEKDVQKLLQEKFNQHVESLLKN
- a CDS encoding alginate lyase family protein, whose product is MILVYPVARAAETPAGKLPKVFALDPQILTVAKQRVLAGDPLLKPALDRLRRDADKSLRVKSGSVMDKTKTPPSGDKHDYMSLAPYSWPNPSKPDGLPYINRDGEVNPETKTISDHTEMSKTISAVDTLALAYYFTGHEPYAEKAAALIKGWFLDPATKMNPNLNYAQAVLGRSDGRGTGIIDVVGLIHLVDSIGLLDGSKAWTPELQHGMEGWFRAFNQWMLTSKNGLDEAKSANNHGSWYLAQTAAYALFTGDQATARKQVEAGKKNIAAQIELDGRQPLELKRTKSYMYSLYNLDALFILAELGRRVNVDLFQYRSQDGRSLQAALDFVAQYFPDPKGWPAKQIEPIKQPDTKLAGLLRRASIAFTNPKYEQLIAKADVKDIDPCLWQLLWPVPK
- a CDS encoding family 10 glycosylhydrolase, encoding MQSTLKPPQPPAREFRAAWVASVNNIDWPSKPGLPTDQQKSELISILDRAAKLHLNAIILQVRPSCDALYASRLEPWSEYLTGQMGKAPEPWYDPLAFAVAEAHARGLELHAWFNPFRARHPSAKQPPNSEHISKTKKQMVRTYGKHLWLDPSEKAARDYSIKVILDVIKRYDVDGVHLDDYFYPYKEKDAAGRTLDFPDDANWKKYAAKGTLSREDWRREQVNLFVQQTYKAIKDEKPWVKFGISPFGIWRSGQPEQIKGYDAYENLYADSRKWLMNGWLDYFAPQLYWSIEAKEQSYPVLLKWWRDQNPKGRYIWPGNNTVKVATNWKSEEILRQIQLTRIPGEATGNIHWSIKPLLENSGDIGNALLRGPYAETALIPAYPWLGQNFPAKPKMHQNADTAAGTLTLSWDAGSRSKLGWWVVQTKRNNAWSWYVFPPDKQSATMSADKIYPDVFALYAMDRYGNLSTPTVLELR
- a CDS encoding periplasmic heavy metal sensor, whose product is MQLSIKPAKTWMALVAAVSVCVLAINAADQPPGGQPGGGGGGGSRRGGGPTGASGGSSQRGGGSLLDDEQRKLYRESLPNDELKALDDKLNIAQKELMKATLAEKFDEPVVREKAEAVAKIQAEMTLLRAKALAKVAPTLKPEQKDTLENSRTGSMMLTSGFMLDFGGGGYGGRSGGGGFGGGSGGPGSFGGGRPGR
- a CDS encoding rhamnulokinase family protein; amino-acid sequence: MTHYLACDLGASSGRIMLGTLDQGKLTLEEIYRFPNGAIKKDDSLHWDITSLFKEITKGLKKAGGRKLKFSSISCDSWGVDYILYDAAGKIMKPVFHYRDPRTAKGVERMNATIGWEKIFAETGIQFMALNTLYQWAAENPKRFQKASQMLLIGDAVNHLFSGVGRAEVSLASTTQAYNPKTKAWSKPLVDALGIPPKLMPKIVPSGTVLGKLTPALAKATGLNGMKVIASCSHDTGAAVAAVPASGTGWAYLSSGTWSLMGVEWKKPVINDACRNLNYTNEIGYGNTVRLLKNISGLWLTQECRRTWEEQGTKYDFDTLETMAVEAEPFRSLINPADARFISPDNMPDRIAAFCKESGQPAPENPGQFIRCAFESLALLYHQTLERLEQLTGKKIDRLHIVGGGIKNELLNQFTANALQLPVFTGPVEGTAIGNILVQAIALGHLPNLAAARKVIRNSFEMKAYQPKDATQWNDAYKRMQALLAK
- the infA gene encoding translation initiation factor IF-1, with the translated sequence MEEHIEVEGRIVSVLAGTMFRVELNNQHVVLATIAGKMRRRFVRLTTGDRVKMEMSPYDLSKARIVWRLG
- a CDS encoding RNA-binding protein; translation: MSTKLFVGNLSFNTTENALQDAFAAHGTVVETNLMMDRMSGRPRGFGFVTMGSPEEAQKAISALNGSALDGRNITVNVARPKEERPAGGGGGGGRGPRRDFGGGGGGGRRERY